The genomic stretch GGTTTTGGAAGCGGCTTGGCGAATCAGGGAGACGCCGGTGTTTTCAATGTGGTCTTCCAGTTCGATTTCTTTGGCGATGGTGACGCCGTCGTTGACGATTTGCGGGGCACCGAATTTTTTTTCCAGCACCACGTTGCGTCCT from Geitlerinema sp. PCC 9228 encodes the following:
- a CDS encoding TCP-1/cpn60 chaperonin family protein, producing MAKQIIYNEDARRALERGMDLLAESVAVTLGPKGRNVVLEKKFGAPQIVNDGVTIAKEIELEDHIENTGVSLIRQAASKT